A section of the Streptomyces sp. V3I8 genome encodes:
- a CDS encoding TadA family conjugal transfer-associated ATPase, producing the protein MSVPADTGLLDGVRQWLAESGGEATPARVAQALREQGRVLGDTEVLGAAERLRSELVGSGPLEPLLDDPAVTDVLVSAPDRVWVDRGGGLELTAVSFPDAAAVRRLAQRLAAVAGRRLDDAHPWVDARLPDGTRLHAVLPPVAVGSTCLSLRVVRPKAFTLDELVAAGTVPPGGDRLLRALLDARLSFLISGGTGSGKTTLLSALLGLVGPGERIVLAEDSAELRPDHPHVVRLESRPPNQEGAGLVTLQDLVRQALRMRPDRLVVGEVRGPEVVALLAALNTGHEGGCGTVHANAASGVPARLEALGTAAGLDRAALHSQVAAALSVVLHLVRDRAGRRRIAEVHVLERDPAGPVVTVPALRWGTEAFTYGPGWERLRELLGGVRGASGSGARGAGL; encoded by the coding sequence GTGAGCGTGCCTGCCGACACGGGGCTGCTGGACGGGGTCCGGCAGTGGCTGGCCGAGAGCGGGGGTGAAGCGACCCCGGCGCGGGTGGCCCAGGCCCTGCGGGAGCAGGGGCGGGTGCTCGGGGACACCGAGGTCCTCGGCGCGGCCGAGCGGCTGCGCTCGGAGCTGGTCGGGAGCGGACCGCTGGAGCCGTTGCTCGACGACCCGGCCGTGACCGACGTACTGGTCTCCGCGCCCGACCGGGTGTGGGTGGACCGCGGCGGCGGCCTGGAGCTGACAGCCGTGTCCTTCCCGGACGCGGCGGCCGTACGGCGCCTCGCGCAGCGCCTCGCGGCCGTGGCCGGGCGGCGGCTGGACGACGCGCACCCCTGGGTGGACGCCAGGCTTCCCGACGGCACCCGGCTGCACGCGGTGCTGCCACCGGTCGCCGTCGGCTCGACCTGTCTGTCGCTGCGGGTCGTCCGGCCGAAGGCGTTCACGCTGGACGAACTGGTGGCCGCCGGGACGGTGCCGCCGGGCGGGGACCGGCTGCTGCGGGCACTGCTCGACGCGAGGCTGTCCTTCCTGATCAGCGGCGGCACGGGCAGCGGCAAGACGACACTGCTGAGCGCTCTGCTCGGCCTCGTCGGACCGGGCGAGCGGATCGTGCTCGCCGAGGACTCGGCGGAGCTGCGCCCCGACCACCCTCACGTCGTACGCCTCGAGTCGAGACCTCCCAACCAGGAGGGCGCCGGACTCGTCACGCTCCAGGACCTGGTGCGCCAGGCGCTGCGCATGCGGCCGGACCGACTCGTCGTCGGAGAGGTGCGCGGACCCGAAGTGGTCGCCCTGCTGGCCGCGTTGAACACGGGGCACGAAGGCGGCTGCGGGACCGTGCACGCCAATGCCGCGTCCGGCGTGCCGGCCCGCCTGGAGGCCCTCGGCACGGCCGCGGGACTGGACCGGGCGGCGCTGCACAGCCAGGTGGCGGCCGCCCTGTCGGTGGTGCTCCATCTCGTACGCGACCGGGCCGGACGGCGGCGCATCGCCGAGGTGCATGTGCTGGAGCGGGATCCGGCGGGGCCGGTCGTGACGGTGCCGGCCCTGCGGTGGGGCACGGAGGCCTTCACGTACGGGCCCGGGTGGGAGCGGCTGCGCGAGCTGCTCGGTGGTGTGCGGGGCGCAAGCGGTTCGGGTGCGAGAGGGGCGGGGCTGTGA
- a CDS encoding HAD family phosphatase, with the protein MLNPVENHSLPRTAAFFDLDKTVIAKSSTLTFSKSFYQGGLINRRAVLRTAYAQFVFLAGGADHDQMERMREYLSALCRGWNVRQVKEIVAETLHDLIDPIIYDEAASLIEEHHVAGRDVVIVSTSGAEVVEPIGELLGADRVVATRMVVGDDGCFTGEVEYYAYGPTKAEAVKELAASEGYDLSRCYAYSDSATDIPMLSAVGHPHAVNPDRALRREALARAWPILDFNHPVRLKQRLSAPPRPAIVAAAAIGAAAATAGLVWYASRRRAATT; encoded by the coding sequence ATGCTCAACCCCGTGGAAAACCACTCCTTGCCCCGTACAGCGGCCTTCTTTGACCTGGACAAGACGGTCATTGCGAAGTCGAGCACGCTCACCTTCAGCAAGTCGTTCTACCAGGGCGGCCTGATCAACCGCCGGGCGGTGTTGCGTACCGCATACGCCCAGTTCGTGTTCCTCGCGGGCGGCGCCGACCACGACCAGATGGAGCGGATGCGCGAGTACCTGTCCGCGCTGTGCCGCGGCTGGAACGTCCGGCAGGTGAAGGAGATCGTCGCCGAGACCCTGCACGACCTCATCGACCCGATCATCTACGACGAGGCCGCCTCCCTCATCGAGGAGCACCACGTCGCCGGCCGCGACGTCGTGATCGTCTCCACGTCCGGCGCGGAGGTCGTCGAGCCGATCGGCGAGCTCCTGGGCGCCGACCGGGTGGTGGCGACCCGCATGGTCGTGGGCGACGACGGCTGCTTCACGGGCGAGGTGGAGTACTACGCGTACGGCCCCACGAAGGCCGAGGCCGTCAAGGAGCTGGCCGCGTCCGAGGGGTACGACCTCTCGCGCTGCTACGCGTACAGCGACTCGGCGACCGACATCCCCATGCTCTCGGCGGTCGGCCACCCCCATGCGGTGAACCCGGACCGCGCGCTGCGCCGCGAGGCCCTCGCGCGCGCCTGGCCCATCCTCGACTTCAACCACCCGGTGCGGCTCAAGCAGCGGCTGTCCGCGCCGCCCCGGCCGGCCATCGTCGCGGCGGCGGCCATAGGAGCGGCGGCGGCCACGGCGGGACTCGTCTGGTACGCCAGCCGGCGCCGCGCGGCGACCACCTGA
- a CDS encoding TadE family type IV pilus minor pilin, whose amino-acid sequence MAGDRGFVTAEAAVVLPALVAFTMALVWALLAAAALIQCVDAARAGARAAARQEPPATVMETARRAAPSGARVSVRREGDLVHVRVRAGTPGPDALALDLTQEATALAEETVGAVR is encoded by the coding sequence GTGGCCGGGGACCGCGGTTTCGTGACGGCGGAGGCGGCCGTGGTGCTGCCCGCGCTGGTTGCGTTCACGATGGCGCTGGTCTGGGCGTTGCTGGCCGCGGCCGCGCTGATCCAGTGCGTGGACGCGGCCCGGGCCGGTGCCCGTGCGGCGGCTCGGCAGGAGCCGCCCGCCACGGTCATGGAGACCGCCCGGCGGGCGGCGCCGAGCGGCGCCAGGGTCTCCGTCCGGCGCGAAGGCGATCTGGTGCACGTACGGGTCCGGGCCGGGACGCCGGGGCCGGACGCGCTGGCCCTCGACCTGACGCAGGAGGCCACCGCCCTGGCCGAGGAGACGGTGGGGGCGGTCCGGTGA
- a CDS encoding DEAD/DEAH box helicase — MAFNHLPAGVHDALGPLSVTPVTHSMPMANNLRPDRTSTDTASRPSPGEILDRLASGPSRASRITHTEHLPPREGRHAVWPDRIRSEVIAAVRSAGIEHPWAHQARAAEHALDGESVIVSTGTASGKSLAYLVPVLSALLDGSEAPNGRGATALYLAPTKALAADQRRSVKKLSQPLGNAVRSAAYDGDTPVEEREWVRQYANYVLTNPDMLHRGILPSHPRWASFLRALRYVVVDESHTYRGVFGSHVAQVLRRLRRLCARYGSSPVFLMASATAAEPSVAASRLTGLPVVEVADDASPRGELLFALWEPPLTDLHGEKGAPVRRTATAETADLLTDLTVQGVRSVAFVRSRRGAELISVIAQDRLAEIDRSLVRRVAAYRGGYLPEERRALESALHSGELLGLAATTALELGIDVSGLDAVVICGYPGTRASVWQQAGRAGRAGQGALAVLVARDDPLDTFLVHHPEALFDRPVESTVLDPDNPYVLAPHLCAAAAELPLTEEDFALFGPATAELMPQLEAAKLLRRRTRAWHWTRRERAADLADIRGGGGTPVQIVEAGSGRLLGTVDAGAAHTSVHEGAVHLHQGRTYLVRELHLDDSVALVEEADPPYSTVARDTTAISVLETDVEVPWGDGRLCYGSVEVTHQVVSFMRRRLITGEVLGETKLDLPPRTLRTRAVWWTVTEDQLDAARVNPEILGGALHAAEHASIGMLPLFATCDRWDIGGVSVPLHPDTLLPTVFVYDGHPGGAGFAERAFHTAREWLTATRQAIASCECDAGCPSCIQSPKCGNGNEPLHKRGAVRLLTVLLRGAPEPPQASVSPQASDSPQAPQAPDSPQAPEAPEVCADLGSAGQEGALGEAAGG, encoded by the coding sequence ATGGCATTCAATCACTTACCGGCAGGCGTGCACGACGCCTTGGGTCCATTGTCCGTCACGCCGGTGACACACTCGATGCCGATGGCCAATAATCTCCGACCCGATCGCACCTCGACGGACACCGCATCCCGCCCCTCGCCGGGCGAGATCCTGGACCGGCTGGCCTCTGGGCCGAGCCGGGCTTCGCGCATCACTCATACGGAGCACTTGCCCCCACGTGAGGGTCGCCATGCCGTGTGGCCCGACCGGATCCGTTCGGAGGTCATCGCGGCGGTGCGGTCCGCCGGCATCGAACATCCCTGGGCCCACCAGGCACGCGCCGCCGAGCACGCCCTGGACGGCGAGTCGGTGATCGTCTCCACCGGCACCGCCAGCGGCAAGTCCCTGGCGTACCTGGTCCCCGTCCTGTCGGCGCTCCTCGACGGCTCCGAAGCACCGAACGGCCGCGGCGCGACCGCCCTGTACCTCGCCCCGACCAAGGCCCTCGCCGCGGACCAGCGCCGGTCCGTGAAGAAACTCTCACAACCGCTGGGCAACGCCGTGCGCTCCGCGGCCTACGACGGGGACACCCCGGTCGAGGAACGCGAGTGGGTACGCCAGTACGCCAACTACGTCCTCACCAACCCCGACATGCTGCACCGCGGCATACTCCCCTCCCATCCCCGATGGGCCTCCTTCCTGCGCGCCCTGCGCTACGTCGTCGTCGACGAGTCCCACACCTACCGGGGCGTCTTCGGGTCACACGTCGCCCAGGTCCTCCGCCGGCTGCGCCGCCTGTGCGCCCGCTACGGCTCCTCCCCCGTCTTCCTCATGGCCTCGGCGACCGCCGCCGAGCCCTCGGTCGCCGCCTCCCGCCTCACCGGTCTGCCCGTGGTGGAGGTCGCCGACGACGCGTCTCCCCGCGGGGAACTCCTGTTCGCCCTGTGGGAGCCGCCCCTCACCGACCTGCACGGCGAGAAGGGCGCCCCCGTCCGCCGGACCGCCACCGCCGAGACCGCGGACCTCCTCACCGATCTGACCGTGCAGGGTGTCCGCTCGGTCGCCTTCGTACGGTCCCGCCGCGGGGCCGAACTGATCTCGGTGATCGCCCAGGACCGGCTCGCCGAGATCGACCGCTCCCTGGTCCGCCGCGTTGCCGCCTACCGCGGCGGATACCTCCCCGAGGAACGCCGCGCTCTCGAGAGCGCCCTCCACTCCGGAGAACTCCTCGGCCTCGCCGCCACCACCGCCCTGGAACTGGGCATCGACGTCTCCGGCCTGGACGCCGTCGTCATCTGCGGCTACCCGGGCACCCGGGCGTCCGTGTGGCAGCAGGCGGGCCGCGCCGGCCGGGCCGGGCAGGGGGCGCTCGCGGTGCTGGTCGCCCGCGACGACCCGCTGGACACCTTCCTCGTCCATCACCCGGAGGCCCTGTTCGACCGGCCGGTGGAGTCCACCGTCCTCGATCCGGACAACCCGTACGTCCTCGCGCCCCACCTGTGCGCCGCCGCGGCCGAGCTGCCCCTCACCGAGGAGGACTTCGCTCTCTTCGGTCCGGCCACCGCCGAGCTGATGCCGCAGCTGGAGGCGGCAAAACTGCTGCGCCGCCGCACGAGGGCCTGGCACTGGACGCGCCGGGAACGGGCCGCCGACCTCGCCGACATCCGCGGCGGAGGCGGCACCCCGGTGCAGATCGTGGAGGCCGGTTCCGGCCGGCTGCTGGGCACGGTCGACGCCGGGGCCGCGCACACCAGCGTCCACGAAGGCGCCGTCCACCTCCACCAGGGCCGTACGTACCTGGTCAGGGAACTGCACCTGGACGACTCGGTCGCTCTCGTCGAGGAGGCCGACCCGCCGTATTCGACGGTCGCCCGCGATACCACCGCCATCTCCGTCCTGGAGACGGACGTCGAGGTCCCGTGGGGCGACGGCCGGCTGTGCTACGGCTCCGTCGAAGTCACCCATCAGGTCGTCTCCTTCATGCGTCGTCGTCTCATCACCGGCGAGGTGCTCGGCGAGACCAAACTCGATCTGCCTCCCCGCACGCTCCGCACCCGCGCCGTGTGGTGGACGGTCACCGAGGACCAGCTCGACGCCGCCCGCGTGAACCCGGAGATCCTCGGCGGCGCCCTGCACGCCGCCGAGCACGCGTCGATCGGCATGCTGCCGCTCTTCGCCACCTGCGACCGCTGGGACATCGGCGGGGTCTCCGTCCCGCTGCACCCGGACACCCTCCTGCCCACCGTCTTCGTGTACGACGGCCACCCCGGCGGCGCGGGTTTCGCGGAGCGCGCCTTCCACACCGCCCGCGAGTGGCTCACCGCCACCCGTCAGGCCATCGCCTCCTGCGAGTGCGACGCCGGCTGTCCGTCCTGCATCCAGTCCCCCAAGTGCGGCAACGGCAACGAACCGTTGCACAAGCGGGGTGCTGTACGCCTGCTGACGGTGCTCCTGCGGGGAGCCCCGGAGCCACCGCAGGCGTCGGTGTCCCCGCAGGCGTCGGATTCACCGCAGGCACCGCAGGCCCCGGATTCACCGCAGGCCCCGGAGGCACCGGAGGTGTGCGCCGACTTGGGGTCCGCCGGCCAGGAGGGTGCGCTCGGCGAGGCCGCAGGGGGCTAG
- the ssd gene encoding septum site-determining protein Ssd produces the protein MAGAITHDRLSAAEGRQDGPLIVTEDADLLDDLLRLCAAAGARPEVHPGVPERGGGWDTAPLVLVGDDAARRVRGAARRRGVVLVGRDQDDSGVWQRAVEIGADHVLLLPDGEQWLVDRIADVAEGVGPPALTVGVIGGRGGAGSSTLACALAVTSARQGRRTLLVDADPLGGGLDVLLGGEAAEGLRWPAFAASRGRVGGGALEESLPALHALRVLSWDRGDSVTIAPEAVRAVLAAARRRGGVVVVDLPRRVDEGVAQVLAQVDLGLLVVPAELRAVAAAGRVASVVGMVLRDLRVAVRGPYASGLDDREVARLLGLPLMGEVPLESGLLAAQDRGTPPAGDGRGPLARFCSAFWERAAVAGGAP, from the coding sequence ATGGCGGGAGCCATCACACACGACCGGCTGTCGGCCGCCGAGGGGCGGCAGGACGGGCCGTTGATCGTCACGGAGGACGCCGATCTGCTGGACGACCTGCTGCGGCTGTGCGCCGCGGCAGGCGCCCGGCCGGAAGTCCACCCCGGGGTGCCGGAGCGCGGAGGGGGCTGGGACACGGCACCCCTGGTGCTCGTCGGTGACGACGCCGCGCGACGGGTGCGCGGCGCGGCACGCAGACGCGGAGTGGTGCTCGTCGGGCGGGATCAGGACGATTCCGGGGTCTGGCAGCGGGCTGTGGAGATCGGCGCGGACCATGTGCTGCTGCTGCCGGATGGCGAACAATGGTTGGTCGACCGGATTGCCGACGTGGCCGAGGGGGTCGGACCGCCCGCCCTCACCGTCGGCGTGATCGGCGGTCGCGGGGGCGCCGGATCGTCCACGCTCGCCTGCGCGCTCGCCGTCACCTCGGCACGCCAGGGCAGGCGCACGCTCCTCGTCGACGCGGATCCCCTCGGCGGCGGACTCGACGTACTCCTCGGCGGAGAGGCCGCCGAAGGGCTCCGCTGGCCCGCCTTCGCCGCCTCGCGCGGGCGGGTCGGCGGCGGCGCCCTGGAGGAGTCGCTGCCCGCGCTGCACGCCCTGCGGGTCCTCAGCTGGGACCGCGGCGACTCGGTCACCATCGCTCCCGAGGCCGTCCGGGCGGTCCTGGCCGCGGCCAGACGGCGCGGCGGGGTGGTGGTCGTGGATCTGCCGCGCCGCGTCGACGAAGGGGTCGCGCAGGTGTTGGCCCAGGTCGACCTGGGACTGCTCGTGGTCCCCGCCGAGCTGCGCGCCGTCGCGGCGGCCGGGCGAGTCGCATCCGTGGTCGGCATGGTCCTGCGGGACCTGCGCGTCGCGGTGCGCGGGCCGTACGCATCGGGCCTGGACGACCGCGAGGTCGCCCGGCTCCTCGGACTGCCGCTGATGGGCGAAGTGCCCCTGGAGAGCGGGTTGCTCGCGGCCCAGGACCGGGGCACTCCGCCCGCGGGGGACGGCCGCGGACCGCTGGCGCGCTTCTGCTCGGCGTTCTGGGAGCGGGCCGCGGTTGCGGGAGGGGCGCCGTGA
- a CDS encoding ATP-binding protein gives MATVELRFSALPEHVRTARLVAAAVARRAGVDEAVLDEVRLAVGEACTRAVGLHQSAGISAPVRVSLIEEEKLFSIEVGDDAPHAVPGDTSPGAQGGADGGDAEIEEDEMGLAVISGLVDDVEVTAGENGGLIRMSWPTTPPATLVP, from the coding sequence ATGGCCACCGTTGAACTCCGCTTCAGCGCGCTGCCCGAGCACGTCAGGACCGCCCGACTGGTGGCGGCAGCGGTGGCGCGCAGGGCCGGAGTGGACGAGGCCGTCCTCGACGAGGTCAGGCTCGCCGTCGGCGAAGCCTGCACCCGGGCCGTCGGCCTGCACCAGAGTGCCGGAATCTCGGCTCCGGTGCGGGTCTCGTTGATCGAGGAGGAGAAGCTGTTCTCCATCGAGGTCGGCGATGACGCACCGCACGCGGTTCCCGGTGACACGTCACCGGGCGCCCAGGGCGGGGCCGACGGCGGGGACGCCGAGATCGAGGAGGACGAAATGGGCCTCGCGGTCATCAGCGGCCTCGTCGACGACGTGGAAGTGACCGCCGGTGAGAACGGCGGACTGATCAGGATGAGCTGGCCCACCACGCCGCCGGCCACGCTCGTTCCCTGA
- a CDS encoding type II secretion system F family protein has product MSAEAVHRLGVALCVATGVWTLARTLGAARRGRRTRRRLAALLTLLAAERGPAAVRGASSGRASSEGAFSGRGFSGWGFFERVFLERLPQTRAAVRRWLPVIGALSACWVLIGGTTGAAVGLVAAFGMRRWQRRPAPVEEFDAVRAARQLPLAADLLAACIAAGASPVLAARAVGEALDGPVGERLARGAAEVRLGGEPAEAWRGLAALPGARALARLLERAGESGVPAAVPVARLAAEARAERERAATARARRAGVLVTAPVGLCFLPAFIAIGVLPVVLGLASGVLGGGGG; this is encoded by the coding sequence ATGAGCGCGGAGGCTGTCCACAGGCTGGGGGTGGCGCTGTGCGTGGCGACGGGGGTGTGGACGCTGGCCCGGACCCTGGGCGCGGCGCGGCGGGGACGCAGGACGCGCAGGCGGTTGGCGGCGCTGCTGACGCTCTTGGCCGCCGAGCGCGGGCCGGCAGCCGTGCGGGGAGCTTCCTCCGGGAGGGCCTCCTCCGAGGGAGCCTTCTCCGGGAGGGGTTTCTCTGGGTGGGGTTTCTTTGAGCGGGTCTTCCTCGAGCGGCTTCCGCAGACGCGTGCTGCCGTGCGGCGGTGGCTGCCGGTGATCGGCGCCCTGAGCGCCTGCTGGGTGCTGATCGGGGGCACGACCGGGGCCGCGGTGGGGCTGGTGGCGGCGTTCGGGATGCGGCGGTGGCAGCGCAGACCGGCACCGGTGGAGGAGTTCGACGCGGTGCGGGCCGCGCGGCAACTGCCCCTTGCCGCCGATCTGCTGGCCGCCTGCATCGCGGCGGGCGCGAGCCCGGTCCTGGCCGCCCGGGCGGTGGGGGAGGCCCTGGACGGGCCCGTGGGGGAACGGCTGGCGCGGGGAGCCGCCGAGGTGCGGCTCGGCGGCGAACCGGCGGAGGCGTGGCGCGGGCTGGCCGCGCTGCCGGGGGCCCGGGCGCTGGCCCGGCTGCTGGAGCGGGCCGGCGAGTCGGGCGTACCCGCGGCGGTACCGGTGGCGCGCCTCGCGGCGGAGGCCCGCGCGGAACGGGAGCGTGCCGCCACGGCTCGCGCACGGCGGGCGGGCGTGCTGGTCACCGCACCCGTCGGGCTGTGCTTCCTGCCCGCCTTCATCGCGATCGGCGTACTGCCGGTGGTGCTGGGACTCGCGAGCGGGGTGCTGGGAGGGGGCGGCGGATGA
- a CDS encoding Rv3654c family TadE-like protein: MGAIAVLCVVFGTVLVMGQAVVVRHRAGGAADLAALAAADHWMDGRTEACARAGRVARAQDTRIVRCAVDGDISDVTVAAGRGPLTAEVRSRAGPAGTGGPGPGLAEAEAEARPWLTPTAVP, encoded by the coding sequence GTGGGCGCGATCGCGGTGCTGTGCGTGGTCTTCGGCACCGTGCTCGTGATGGGACAGGCGGTGGTGGTCCGTCACCGGGCGGGCGGTGCGGCTGACTTGGCGGCTCTCGCGGCCGCCGACCACTGGATGGACGGGAGGACGGAGGCATGCGCTCGGGCGGGCCGGGTGGCACGGGCCCAGGACACACGGATCGTGCGGTGTGCGGTCGACGGTGACATCTCCGACGTCACGGTCGCGGCGGGACGGGGGCCGTTGACGGCCGAGGTGCGGTCACGGGCGGGTCCGGCCGGTACGGGAGGGCCGGGGCCGGGGCTGGCGGAGGCGGAGGCGGAGGCGAGACCTTGGCTCACGCCCACTGCCGTGCCCTAG
- a CDS encoding type II secretion system F family protein, with translation MSVVGAAACAGAAAWLMGGPRRPGARRASVVCAGGVGRGGGAARVGSPSSERAVRVGERLRRLHGTRGEWWALVAGLAVGLLGASVVPVVLGALGVPLVRRARRAGAARRAHDRRAGAVIALCGTLAGEVRAGRQPGEALLAAARDSGGLGDAQTVVLAAARFGGDVPGALTGAARRPGAEGLLGLAACWRVAVDRGAGLAAGLDRLEGALRAERDQRADLRAQLAGARSTAVLLAGLPVLGLLLGTALGADPLHIVLHTGAGFGCLLVGGVLEGVGLWWALRIVRGAEAA, from the coding sequence ATGTCGGTGGTGGGGGCGGCGGCCTGTGCCGGGGCGGCCGCCTGGCTGATGGGGGGTCCTCGACGTCCGGGGGCGAGGCGGGCGTCGGTGGTGTGCGCGGGCGGCGTCGGCCGCGGCGGTGGTGCGGCGCGGGTCGGGTCGCCGTCGTCCGAGCGCGCGGTACGCGTGGGGGAACGGCTCCGGCGGCTGCACGGCACGCGGGGCGAATGGTGGGCGTTGGTCGCGGGACTGGCGGTCGGCCTGCTGGGGGCGTCCGTGGTGCCGGTCGTCCTGGGGGCACTCGGGGTCCCCCTGGTACGGCGGGCCCGGCGGGCCGGGGCGGCGCGCCGGGCGCACGACCGGCGGGCCGGAGCGGTGATCGCGCTCTGCGGCACGCTCGCGGGGGAGGTCCGGGCCGGTCGGCAGCCGGGCGAGGCGCTGCTCGCCGCCGCCAGGGACTCGGGAGGGCTCGGGGACGCGCAGACGGTGGTACTGGCGGCGGCCCGGTTCGGCGGGGACGTGCCCGGCGCACTGACCGGAGCGGCACGGCGGCCGGGCGCCGAAGGTCTGCTGGGGCTCGCCGCGTGCTGGCGCGTCGCGGTTGACCGGGGCGCGGGACTCGCGGCCGGACTCGATCGGCTGGAGGGCGCACTGCGTGCCGAGCGCGACCAGCGAGCGGACCTGCGCGCCCAGTTGGCGGGAGCGCGGTCGACGGCGGTGCTGCTCGCGGGGTTGCCGGTGCTCGGCCTGCTCCTGGGGACCGCGCTCGGCGCCGACCCGCTGCACATCGTGCTGCACACCGGGGCGGGCTTCGGCTGCCTGCTGGTCGGCGGGGTGCTGGAGGGCGTCGGCCTGTGGTGGGCGCTGCGGATCGTACGGGGAGCGGAGGCGGCATGA
- a CDS encoding DUF4244 domain-containing protein, producing the protein MVTSEYAMGLIAAVGFAALLYEVLTSGQVREELQNIVGRALSERR; encoded by the coding sequence ATGGTGACCTCCGAGTACGCGATGGGGTTGATCGCGGCGGTGGGGTTCGCCGCGCTGCTCTACGAGGTGCTGACCAGTGGCCAGGTCCGTGAGGAGTTGCAGAACATCGTGGGGCGGGCGCTCAGTGAGCGGCGCTGA
- the bldG gene encoding anti-sigma factor antagonist BldG encodes MDLSLSTRTVGDRTVVEVGGEIDVYTAPKLREQLVELVNDGSFHLVVDMEGVDFLDSTGLGVLVGGLKRVRAHEGSLRLVCNQERILKIFRITGLTKVFPIHTSVEEAVAATD; translated from the coding sequence GTGGACCTGTCCCTGTCGACCCGTACCGTCGGCGATCGTACGGTCGTCGAGGTCGGTGGCGAAATCGATGTATATACCGCGCCCAAGTTGCGCGAACAGCTGGTCGAGCTGGTGAACGACGGCAGTTTCCATCTTGTCGTCGACATGGAGGGCGTGGACTTCCTCGACTCCACCGGTCTCGGCGTGCTGGTGGGTGGCCTGAAGCGGGTGCGTGCTCATGAGGGCTCGCTCCGGCTGGTCTGCAACCAGGAGCGCATTCTGAAGATCTTCCGCATCACCGGCCTCACCAAGGTGTTCCCGATCCACACCTCGGTCGAGGAAGCGGTGGCGGCCACCGACTGA